Part of the Posidoniimonas polymericola genome, GGGCAGCTTGCTGCGACGCTGGCGGGGCTGCTGTTGCAATAGGCGCCGATGTCGGCGGCAGGCTCGGCGTCATATAGCTGGGCGGCGGCATCGTCGGCGCGGCGGCCGCCATCGCGACCGACGCCCCCTGCGGCTGCCAGCCGAGTTGCTGTGTGGATGGCGCCGCCGGCTGCGCTGGCCCCGCGGCGCCGAAGCCCTGGGGAGCCGTCGCGCCGAGGTCCACCACCGGGTGGCCCTGCATCATCGGCGGCTGGAAGACCTGGTTGGGGTCGCCGGTCGCCGCGTTGACCACCGCCGAACCGACATCAATCCGCAGCCCAAGGTCTGCCGCCGGCACACGGACGGTCACCACCTCTGGAATCGAGACCTGCGCCTGCGGTTCGTAGCGGAAGCGGTCGGCCGTGGCGCTCGCCAGCAGTGTGCCGTTCTGGTCGATGATGCTCTGCTCGGTAACCCAGCCGTGGGGGTCGATCACGTAGATCCGGGTGAGCTGGCCACGCGGCGTAACCTCCACGGCCCGCACCTCGAGCTTGCCGTCCGACCGCGGCATCGGCGGCTGAGCGGCGCCGGGCGTGATTGTGACCATGCCGAGCGCCTCGATGATCCAGCGGGGTTCGATCGGCAGCATGTTCTGGGCGCCGCTGCTTGCGTACTGGTCGTGCCGCACCGTGTAAAGCGGCGACTGCCCGTCCTGCCCCTTCATCTGCCGGGCCCACAGCCACAGGCGTTCGTCGTTGCTGCCGAAGTCGACCTCCGGCCCGGTCAACGCCCGAGCGGTAAAGCGGAACCGCTGCGGCTGTTCGAAGGCGATGTTGCCGCTCAACAGCGGCAGGTTCGGCAGCCCCAGCACCGAGATCGACGCGTTGTTGCTGAGGTAGGTCCGGATCCGGGCCGTGTTCTGATTGACGGCCGCGATCACCTGGTCGGCAGTGGCGGTTGGGGCGAGGATCTGCGGCGCCGGCGGGCCGGGCGCGTAGCTGGAAAGCATGCTAGAGGTCGAGCGGCAACCGCTGGTGATCAGCAGCAGCACCGTGAACATCAGCGTGAAGCCGAGGTACAGGGCGGCGTTCTTGGCGGTGGTGGCCGCGAGCGACGAGGCGGTTTTCATCTGTGGGGGTCCTCAGGCGGCCAGGAGGCTCGACAGTTGCTGCTGGATTGCCGCCGCCCGCTGCGCGTTCGGGGTCGCCTCGGGCACGTCGTAGGTCTCGTCGCGGCGGGTGCAGTAGACCCTCAGCCCTGGGGCCGGGGTGGGCGCCTCGGTTTGAGGGCCGCCGAACAGCCCGTGCCGCTCGTCGGCCTCGATCCGCATCACCCGCCGGCGGACCAGCAGCAGCGTGAGCACGTAGCGGGCCTCGGCGTGGGCCGGGTCGTCGGCCCACTGGTCGAACAGCTTGAGCAGCACGTCGTTGGGCGCCATCGCCCTGCCGGCGCCCGCTTCCCCGGTGGGCCGGGACTCCCACCAAGCCACGACGTCTTGGTCGTCGTCTGCCGGGGGGCCGGGCCAGTGCTCGGCGGCGTAGTCTTCGCGCTGCAGCACCCCACGCACCTCGCGCACCAGCGAGAAGTAGTGGTCGGCCGCCTTCAGCGGCAGATCACTCTTCACGCACCGTCGCGCGCCAGTGGGGATTTCGAGCTCGGGCTGCATGCGGTCTCTCGGCGCCTACGGAGTAGGGAAACAGGCGCGGGAGAGTAGCCGCCCCGGCAGGGCAGGGCAAGCGAGATTACACCGCTAGCAGAGGTCCCGGGTGCAGCCGGGCCCCATGATCAGCCGAGGCCCGAGGTCAGCCGGCGAGAAACTTCTCGAAGTTGCTGTGCAGCAGCATCTTGGCGTCGCGGCGAACCTCGTCCTCGGTCGCCTTCCAGCCCGTGGCGGCCAGGTCGGCGTGCTTGTCTGCTAGCACCGTGGCGATCAGCTTGCGGCTGTGGTCCCACTTGTAGATCAGCTGGTCCAGGACGCGGGCGTCGGAGTGCTGCGGTATGAAGGTCGGGCCGAGCAGCTCCATCCGCATCCGCGTCAGCTCGTCGATCAGCGACGGGTTGTTGAGGAACCACCAGCAGCCGAAGATCATCAGGTTGCCGAACTTGCGGGCGGCGACCATCAGCTCGTGCTGGTTCTCGCGGGCCAGCATCGTGCAGAAGAAGCGGTTGTCCGGGAAGTCGCGGCAGAGCGTCAGCACCGAGCCTACGTCCGACTTGCCGACCGTGTCGCCGCCGTCGCGGAGCGACGCATTCACCTGCAGCTGCGAGCCGATCATCATCGCGAACGGCAGCCCCCGCTCCGCCAGCACCGGCAGCACCACCTCACGCAGCGCTACGCTACCGGTCGAGTTGTCGTCGGCGCCGCCGTAGCGGAACGACGGCGGCAGGCTCACCGCGCCGTAGATGCCCCGCGTGCGGTCGAGCCAGTCGCGCAGAAACCCGCGGGCGTTCTCGAGGCTGGCGTCGCTCTGCTCTTCGTAGACCTCGTAGCCCCACTCCGACAGCAGCCGCGCCGCGCCGGCCCAGTCCCGCAGCAGGTTGTCGAACCGCAGCACGGGCGCAAACCGCGGGTCGCTGCCGACCTGCGGGTCGGCCAGCCACCGCTGCCGCTCGTTGGGGTCGAACACGGCGTTGGTCATCGTGATCCGCGAGACATTGGCGATCTCCATCACGCGATCGATGTAGTCGCTCGGGTCCTGCTCGGCGAACCACGAGCGGTAGCCGGCCAGGTCGCGGTCCGAGGGGTCCAGGCCGAGCTTCTCGAGGGTCGTGAGCACGCCGCGGCACGCCTCGCTGAGCGGGCTCCGCTCGAGGAACAGCTCGCGCCAGATGTGGTCGGCCTGCTCCTGCTTGCTCATCTTCCAGAAGTCGGCGTACGGCAGCTTCGAAGCCGGCACGCAGCGGTACACCTCGGCCACCAGGTAGTGGTAGGTGAGCAGCTCGTCGATGCCCCACAGCAACAGGCCCTGCGGGTCCGCTTTACCGCTCGAGCCCCCCGCCGGCGTCCCGAAGGTCGGCGGGTACAGATGGGTGTGCATGTCCCACACCGGCTGCTCTTCAATCGCCTGGCTGACGAGTTCGGCTAACGGGGTCGGGGCGATGGCGGTGCTGGACATGACGTTTGGCGGTTGAACGGGCGTGGTTGATGGAGCGGGCGTGGACGATGGAGATAGCGAGCGGACGACCGTCTGGCGGCGGTGCACTCGCCAGCTCACGCTGGGCCTGCACACGCACGAGGCGGCAGGGTGGCGGACGGCGCCGCCCGGCCCCGATTCCACGGAACCCGGAGACCGACACAATGAAGAGGATCGCACTCGGCAGCCGCTCTGCCCAGGGACCCCCCTATGGTAAGCGCATCTCGAGCACCGTTGCCGCATTCCGGGGGTGCAATTCCGCAGCCTCGCGGCGGGCCGGCAGCAGCACGGTCGAGCCCTTCTCGAGCGGCGACCGGCTCGACCCGCAAACCAGGTCGGCCTCGCCGGAAATGACACTTATCAGCTTGAAGCAATCTTCATCGGCGATCGGCGTCGGGCGGTCGAGTGCGTGGCGGTCGAGCACAAACTTGTCGCAGTCGACCAGCCGCTCGCCGCCCCCGTCCAGCGGCTCGGGCGTCTGAGGACTGACCGGGCCGCGCTCGTAGTCCGATACCTCCAGCGACTGCTCGATGTGCAGCGGCCGCGAGTTACCGTCCTTGTCGACGTGGTTCCAGTCGAACAGCCGGAACGTTGTGTTGCTCGCCTGCTGGATCTCCGCGATCATGATCCCCGCCCCCAACGCGT contains:
- a CDS encoding glucuronate isomerase — translated: MSSTAIAPTPLAELVSQAIEEQPVWDMHTHLYPPTFGTPAGGSSGKADPQGLLLWGIDELLTYHYLVAEVYRCVPASKLPYADFWKMSKQEQADHIWRELFLERSPLSEACRGVLTTLEKLGLDPSDRDLAGYRSWFAEQDPSDYIDRVMEIANVSRITMTNAVFDPNERQRWLADPQVGSDPRFAPVLRFDNLLRDWAGAARLLSEWGYEVYEEQSDASLENARGFLRDWLDRTRGIYGAVSLPPSFRYGGADDNSTGSVALREVVLPVLAERGLPFAMMIGSQLQVNASLRDGGDTVGKSDVGSVLTLCRDFPDNRFFCTMLARENQHELMVAARKFGNLMIFGCWWFLNNPSLIDELTRMRMELLGPTFIPQHSDARVLDQLIYKWDHSRKLIATVLADKHADLAATGWKATEDEVRRDAKMLLHSNFEKFLAG